A genomic stretch from Sphingomonas sp. HDW15A includes:
- a CDS encoding glycoside hydrolase family 15 protein has product MTDLSLWPIGNCQVSALVDDAAGIVWACQPQVDGDPLFCSLLQPERREPVPAAAGEWRIELVDQVTSEPVYLKNTPILMTRLTDTRGGVAEVIDFCPRFERSGRMYRPVVFARVVRPVAGNPRIRVKLNPATDWGSADAGRTNGTNHIRYLLHPQPLRLSTDAPVGRILDGRSFRLERSLHFFLGPDEPFVGNVEQEVARMLHQTRAHWRQWVRGLAIPLEWQRVVIRCAITLKLCQHEETGAIVAALTTSIPEHDGSERNWDYRYCWIRDAYYTVQALNRLGALDVLEGYLTYLRNLIDGAVDGRIQPLYAVDGEARLEERIAGGLLGYRGLGPVRVGNAAYLQTQHDVYGQIILSSAQAFFDHRLYRMANAQDFAELETVGRRALESFDQPDAGLWELRTRNHVHTYSAVMCWAACDRLARIAAELGFDDRVRFWAEGAARIRAAIESAAWVEPEKRFSATFGGDDLDASLLQLLDLQFLKPDDPRFVETLDAVEHGLRRGEHMLRYATEDDFGHPVTAFNFCTFWLIEALHLTGRTSEARELYELMLDRLTPAGLLSEDTDFQTGELWGNYPQTYSLVGLINCAGLLSRPWSAVR; this is encoded by the coding sequence ATGACCGATCTTTCGCTATGGCCCATCGGCAACTGCCAGGTCAGCGCGCTGGTCGACGACGCGGCGGGTATCGTCTGGGCCTGCCAGCCGCAGGTCGATGGCGATCCGCTTTTCTGCTCGCTCCTACAGCCCGAACGTCGAGAGCCCGTTCCCGCCGCAGCGGGGGAATGGCGAATCGAGCTAGTCGACCAGGTGACAAGCGAGCCCGTCTATTTGAAGAACACCCCCATCTTGATGACGCGACTGACCGACACACGCGGCGGGGTCGCGGAGGTGATCGATTTTTGTCCGCGTTTCGAGCGTAGCGGCCGAATGTACCGCCCCGTCGTTTTCGCGCGCGTCGTTCGGCCCGTTGCCGGCAACCCGAGAATACGCGTGAAGCTCAATCCAGCAACGGACTGGGGCAGTGCCGATGCGGGACGGACGAACGGCACCAATCACATTCGTTACCTGCTGCATCCCCAGCCGTTAAGGCTAAGCACCGATGCACCCGTGGGCCGAATCCTAGACGGCCGTAGCTTCCGGCTTGAGCGTTCGCTCCACTTCTTCCTCGGCCCGGACGAGCCGTTCGTCGGGAATGTCGAGCAGGAGGTTGCGCGGATGCTTCACCAGACCCGCGCGCATTGGCGTCAGTGGGTGCGTGGCCTCGCAATCCCCCTTGAATGGCAGCGCGTCGTCATTCGTTGCGCAATCACGCTCAAGCTCTGCCAGCATGAGGAAACTGGAGCGATCGTGGCGGCTTTGACGACGTCGATTCCCGAACATGATGGGTCGGAGCGCAACTGGGACTATCGCTACTGCTGGATTCGCGACGCCTATTATACGGTCCAGGCGCTCAATCGCCTTGGCGCCCTCGATGTCCTGGAAGGGTATCTGACCTATCTCAGGAACTTGATCGACGGTGCCGTGGACGGCCGGATTCAGCCCCTTTACGCGGTGGACGGCGAAGCTCGGCTGGAAGAGCGCATAGCCGGCGGACTGCTCGGATACCGCGGCCTCGGGCCGGTACGCGTCGGTAACGCCGCCTACCTCCAGACTCAGCATGATGTGTACGGCCAGATCATTCTGTCGAGTGCGCAGGCATTCTTCGACCATCGCCTCTACCGTATGGCTAATGCGCAGGACTTTGCCGAGTTGGAGACGGTGGGACGGCGCGCGCTCGAAAGCTTCGACCAACCCGACGCTGGGCTTTGGGAACTGAGGACACGCAACCACGTCCACACTTACAGTGCAGTGATGTGCTGGGCGGCTTGCGACCGGCTTGCTCGGATTGCCGCCGAGCTAGGCTTCGATGACCGCGTTAGATTCTGGGCGGAGGGCGCGGCACGGATACGCGCGGCCATTGAAAGCGCCGCCTGGGTGGAGCCGGAAAAGCGCTTTTCCGCGACCTTTGGCGGCGACGATCTCGATGCCAGCCTTCTGCAACTTCTCGACCTTCAGTTCCTGAAGCCCGACGATCCTCGCTTCGTCGAAACCCTCGACGCGGTCGAGCATGGCTTGCGGCGTGGCGAGCACATGCTGCGCTATGCGACGGAAGACGACTTCGGCCATCCCGTCACCGCGTTCAACTTCTGCACTTTCTGGCTGATCGAGGCTCTGCACCTCACCGGCCGGACGAGTGAAGCGCGCGAACTGTACGAATTGATGCTTGACCGGCTGACCCCAGCCGGACTGCTGTCGGAGGATACCGACTTTCAAACTGGCGAGCTGTGGGGAAACTATCCGCAGACTTATTCGCTGGTAGGACTGATCAATTGCGCCGGTCTTCTATCGAGACCGTGGAGTGCCGTCCGGTGA
- the otsB gene encoding trehalose-phosphatase translates to MTLRTPPGDLLADASLFLDLDGTLVDFAMTPDGIEVCDDLRNLLRRLQERLDGRVAVISGRALSDLHSHLNLENLALSGSHGLERRHADGRIEAVKPPACVSEATADTHAFAADHDLIAEPKPGGVALHFRTRPELEEAVDRFMASRAGHHGLSLQRGAMVRELRAPGGNKGDVVRQFMGEEPFVTGRPVVLGDDLTDEDAFVAARELGGTGILVGPDRTTAATYALPDVAAVKSWLGARS, encoded by the coding sequence ATGACCCTTCGAACTCCTCCCGGCGACCTCCTTGCCGATGCTTCTCTGTTTCTCGACCTCGATGGCACGCTGGTCGATTTTGCGATGACCCCTGACGGAATCGAGGTTTGCGACGATCTCCGCAATCTTCTGCGCCGTCTTCAGGAGCGGCTCGACGGCCGCGTCGCAGTCATCAGCGGGCGAGCGCTGTCCGACCTCCATTCTCACCTCAATCTGGAAAACCTGGCGCTATCCGGATCTCACGGGCTCGAGAGGCGGCATGCCGATGGGCGCATTGAAGCCGTGAAACCGCCGGCTTGCGTATCCGAAGCTACTGCCGACACCCACGCCTTTGCTGCTGACCATGATCTGATCGCGGAGCCGAAGCCGGGCGGAGTGGCCCTGCACTTTCGCACAAGACCCGAACTCGAAGAAGCGGTGGATCGGTTCATGGCTAGCAGGGCCGGCCACCATGGACTGTCGCTTCAGAGGGGCGCGATGGTGCGTGAACTTCGCGCTCCCGGCGGCAACAAGGGCGACGTTGTCCGCCAGTTCATGGGCGAAGAGCCCTTTGTAACAGGGAGACCCGTGGTCCTTGGCGATGATCTGACGGACGAAGATGCATTCGTCGCCGCTCGCGAACTTGGCGGAACCGGTATCCTGGTGGGGCCCGATCGCACCACTGCGGCCACCTATGCCCTGCCGGACGTGGCCGCGGTCAAATCCTGGCTGGGCGCGCGGTCATGA
- a CDS encoding glycosyltransferase family 4 protein, giving the protein MEKSLRIAQIAPLAEAVPPKLYGGTERVIWWLTEALVELGHDVTLYASADSATSARLVPCAEQGLRLSGIDNHIAYTVAMVDRVLAEADRYDILHFHVDFVHFPLFRHLADRCFTTLHGRLDLPDFKPGFAAFPEMKLVSISNDQRAPVAEANFAATVYHGLPEHLIPQGPGGDYLAFLGRISPEKRPDRAIEIATKAGIPLKMAAKVDHADRDYFEKVIEPMLDHPLVEFVGEIDDSAKPEFLGNAKALLFPIDWPEPFGLVMIEAMAAGTPTIAWRSGSTTEVIDDGQSGYLVDSIDAALNALRKVEELPRAQVRRCFQRRFTAKRMAEDYVSLFRSAAGGARQSEPFLLAG; this is encoded by the coding sequence ATGGAGAAAAGTTTGCGTATCGCCCAGATTGCTCCGTTGGCCGAAGCCGTCCCTCCCAAGCTTTATGGCGGAACGGAGCGGGTTATCTGGTGGCTGACCGAGGCCCTGGTGGAGCTCGGTCATGACGTGACCCTTTACGCCAGCGCGGACAGCGCCACGTCTGCAAGATTGGTGCCCTGCGCGGAACAAGGGCTCAGGCTTTCGGGGATCGACAATCACATCGCCTATACTGTGGCGATGGTTGACCGCGTGCTGGCCGAGGCAGACCGCTATGACATCCTGCATTTCCATGTCGACTTCGTCCATTTCCCGCTGTTTCGTCACCTCGCCGATCGTTGCTTCACGACCCTCCACGGGCGGCTCGATCTCCCCGATTTCAAGCCCGGCTTCGCGGCATTTCCGGAAATGAAGCTGGTCAGCATTTCGAATGACCAGCGTGCGCCGGTGGCAGAAGCGAACTTCGCGGCGACCGTTTACCACGGTTTGCCCGAACATCTCATTCCGCAAGGCCCAGGCGGAGATTATCTAGCGTTTCTTGGCCGCATTTCCCCTGAAAAGCGGCCAGACCGCGCGATCGAAATTGCGACAAAGGCCGGGATTCCTTTGAAGATGGCGGCAAAGGTCGACCATGCGGATCGCGACTATTTCGAAAAGGTCATCGAACCCATGCTCGATCACCCGCTGGTCGAATTCGTCGGCGAGATCGATGACTCGGCGAAGCCGGAATTCCTTGGCAATGCCAAGGCGCTGCTGTTCCCCATCGATTGGCCGGAACCGTTTGGTCTCGTGATGATCGAGGCGATGGCCGCCGGGACCCCGACGATCGCCTGGCGATCCGGGTCGACCACCGAGGTGATTGATGATGGTCAAAGCGGCTATCTCGTGGATTCTATAGACGCGGCTCTCAATGCGCTAAGGAAGGTCGAAGAGCTCCCAAGAGCGCAGGTTCGTCGCTGCTTCCAGAGAAGGTTCACGGCGAAACGAATGGCGGAAGATTACGTAAGCCTCTTCCGATCCGCCGCCGGAGGAGCAAGACAATCAGAGCCTTTTCTGCTGGCGGGCTAG
- a CDS encoding amylo-alpha-1,6-glucosidase produces MNDHVLKQGLQGEPPPSAPPQEHYHIEATESLVERTLRSLKHNDLFAIFDQQGNFNGGPDGPDGLYYKDTRFLSEMRLRLGDAEPLQLGSVVLDDNGAMAVDLTNADLHSTSGRAWLQRETVHLSRFKFLSDNSSYERLRIHSYSVIGRPVSLALDFDADFADLFEVRGEKRAKRGTRTVRVTSASSVEFGYTGLDGIVRRTKLHFNPPPASLSENRAEWAVDLDEASQQTILISACCTIDESKTEARAVVPAFRAMRSGRTRAQRDRVQISSSNAQFDAVIARAWSDIDMLVTATPYGNYPYAGVPWYSTIFGRDGIITALQMLWAAPYLARGVLTTLSALQATEFDAAADSAPGKILHEMRGGEMAGLGEVPFQRYYGSVDSTPLFVLLAAEYAKRTGDLETIRAIWSNIRAALRWMDEFGDVDGDGFIEYARMTDQGLSNQGWKDSSDSIFHADGRLAQGPIALCEVQAYAFAAKVGAGKLARQLGDQEFGAELERQAEVLRQRFEEAFWVEDLGTYALALDGQKRPCKVMSSNAGHALFAGIAGPERANQISEQLLGSRFFSGWGVRTIASGEARYNPMSYHNGSIWPHDNGLIGLGLARYGCKSGVGTIFEGIFEAATYDELRRLPELFCGFARRRRCGPTSYPVACSPQAWAAATPFALLAASIGCDIRHDADELVLAVPTLPRFLDKLTIRNLAFGESHVDLQLARVDNDVTAAVLSRSGPARVVINK; encoded by the coding sequence ATGAACGATCACGTCTTGAAACAAGGACTGCAAGGCGAACCGCCACCATCAGCGCCGCCGCAGGAACATTATCATATCGAGGCGACGGAATCGCTCGTCGAGCGGACGCTGCGCTCGCTCAAGCACAACGACCTCTTTGCCATTTTCGACCAGCAGGGAAACTTCAACGGCGGTCCGGATGGGCCCGATGGCCTTTATTATAAAGATACGCGTTTTCTGTCTGAGATGCGGCTCCGCCTGGGAGATGCCGAGCCGCTGCAGTTGGGTTCAGTTGTGCTCGACGACAATGGGGCGATGGCTGTCGATCTCACCAACGCCGATCTCCACAGCACGTCGGGGCGAGCGTGGTTGCAGCGCGAAACGGTGCATCTCTCCCGCTTCAAATTCCTTAGCGACAATTCCTCTTATGAGCGGCTGAGGATTCATTCTTACAGTGTGATCGGCCGGCCGGTTTCGCTAGCGCTCGACTTCGACGCCGACTTCGCCGACCTGTTCGAGGTCCGCGGGGAGAAACGTGCGAAACGCGGCACGCGGACAGTTCGTGTGACCTCGGCTTCTTCGGTCGAGTTTGGCTACACCGGCCTCGACGGGATCGTCCGCCGCACGAAGCTTCATTTCAACCCGCCACCAGCTTCCTTGTCGGAGAACCGCGCAGAATGGGCCGTCGACCTCGATGAGGCGAGCCAGCAAACCATCCTGATTAGCGCCTGCTGCACGATAGACGAGAGCAAGACCGAGGCGCGCGCAGTCGTGCCCGCATTTCGCGCAATGCGATCGGGCCGCACCCGAGCGCAGCGCGACCGGGTCCAGATCAGCAGCTCCAATGCGCAGTTCGACGCTGTCATCGCACGCGCGTGGTCCGACATCGACATGCTCGTCACCGCCACGCCGTACGGCAATTATCCCTATGCCGGGGTGCCCTGGTACAGCACTATCTTCGGGCGCGACGGCATCATCACGGCGCTTCAGATGCTGTGGGCCGCGCCATATCTGGCCCGGGGCGTGCTGACGACCCTGTCGGCCCTCCAGGCCACTGAGTTCGACGCAGCAGCGGATTCCGCGCCGGGCAAGATCCTGCACGAAATGCGCGGCGGCGAAATGGCCGGGCTCGGTGAGGTCCCTTTCCAGCGTTATTATGGTTCGGTCGATTCCACGCCGCTCTTCGTCTTGCTGGCGGCGGAATATGCGAAGCGGACCGGCGACCTTGAAACGATCCGCGCAATCTGGTCGAATATTCGCGCTGCCCTCCGTTGGATGGACGAGTTCGGCGACGTCGATGGCGACGGTTTCATCGAGTATGCCCGGATGACGGACCAGGGTCTGTCCAATCAAGGCTGGAAGGACAGCAGCGACAGCATTTTCCATGCCGATGGACGGCTTGCGCAGGGCCCGATCGCTCTGTGCGAGGTTCAGGCCTATGCCTTCGCGGCGAAGGTCGGTGCGGGCAAATTGGCCAGACAACTCGGCGACCAGGAATTTGGTGCCGAGCTCGAACGGCAGGCCGAAGTTCTGCGGCAGCGGTTCGAGGAGGCCTTCTGGGTTGAGGATCTCGGCACGTATGCTCTTGCGCTCGATGGCCAGAAACGGCCGTGCAAGGTTATGTCGTCAAATGCGGGCCACGCGTTGTTCGCAGGAATTGCAGGGCCGGAGCGGGCGAATCAGATCTCCGAGCAGCTGCTCGGGTCGCGCTTCTTTTCGGGCTGGGGCGTGCGGACAATCGCCAGCGGCGAGGCGCGATATAACCCGATGTCCTACCATAATGGGTCCATCTGGCCCCACGACAACGGACTTATCGGTCTTGGCCTTGCCCGTTATGGCTGCAAGTCTGGTGTGGGCACGATCTTCGAAGGAATTTTCGAGGCCGCGACCTACGACGAGCTTCGTCGCCTTCCGGAATTGTTCTGCGGCTTTGCGCGGCGGAGGCGGTGCGGGCCCACCTCTTATCCGGTCGCCTGTTCGCCCCAGGCCTGGGCCGCAGCAACACCGTTCGCGCTCTTAGCCGCCTCCATCGGCTGCGACATTCGACACGATGCCGACGAGCTTGTCCTTGCCGTGCCAACCTTGCCGCGGTTCCTCGATAAGCTCACGATACGCAATCTGGCGTTCGGCGAGTCCCATGTCGATCTTCAACTCGCCCGCGTCGACAACGATGTCACCGCCGCCGTTCTGTCGCGAAGTGGACCGGCCCGGGTGGTCATCAACAAGTAG
- a CDS encoding phosphodiesterase, with translation MLIAQITDLHIGFDPGNVHELNVRRLNMVIDQLSAMDPRPDLLVVTGDLVENADDHRAYRHMEALVKRWEGPLLWAVGNHDSRENFLSVLPEVQTDENGFIQYEAEYDGLRFVVADTLDPGRHGGMICEKRGKWLRARLREKKDMPTIVILHHPPVDTGIAWMSALPHEQWVQRLETILKPAKQVVALICGHVHRPISTSFAGKRLVVAASTAPQVALDLEDVDPTHPDGRALIIADAPAYALHYWDGRSLLTHFEIAGPRNIIASYSSNLQPMMKAFLAERGTG, from the coding sequence ATGCTGATCGCCCAGATTACCGACCTGCACATCGGTTTCGATCCAGGAAATGTGCACGAACTCAATGTCCGGCGTCTCAACATGGTGATCGACCAGTTGAGCGCGATGGACCCACGACCGGATCTGCTGGTGGTTACCGGCGATCTTGTCGAGAATGCCGACGATCATCGCGCCTATCGCCACATGGAGGCCTTGGTGAAGCGGTGGGAGGGCCCGTTGCTTTGGGCCGTCGGGAATCACGACAGCCGCGAGAATTTCCTCTCGGTCCTGCCGGAAGTCCAAACCGACGAGAACGGCTTCATCCAATATGAAGCGGAGTACGACGGATTGCGTTTCGTCGTGGCCGACACGCTCGATCCCGGCCGCCACGGCGGGATGATCTGTGAAAAACGTGGGAAATGGCTTCGTGCCCGGCTTCGCGAGAAGAAGGACATGCCGACCATCGTCATCCTTCATCACCCTCCGGTCGACACTGGGATCGCCTGGATGAGCGCGCTGCCGCACGAACAATGGGTCCAGCGACTGGAAACGATACTGAAGCCGGCTAAGCAGGTCGTCGCGCTGATTTGCGGCCATGTCCACCGGCCGATTTCCACCAGCTTCGCGGGCAAGCGGCTCGTCGTCGCCGCTTCGACGGCACCTCAGGTTGCACTCGACCTCGAGGATGTCGACCCGACTCATCCCGACGGGCGTGCGCTGATCATCGCCGACGCACCCGCTTACGCACTCCATTATTGGGATGGCCGCTCACTTCTTACCCACTTCGAGATCGCCGGGCCACGCAACATCATTGCCAGCTACAGCAGCAACCTGCAGCCGATGATGAAGGCGTTCCTTGCCGAGCGAGGAACGGGCTAA
- a CDS encoding DcaP family trimeric outer membrane transporter — protein sequence MTYVKLAAGLGVLLATPAFAAADNVSGQPTAQQGSSAAERDALLKEIEALRARVEALEAKEAAAPPPTPAAAPATESRAEKLAKDHNLELYGFVQLDAIQDFNRVDPDWEASLRASKIPTEEGAFGSDGQSIFSVRQTRLGVKASGTLHDKPYEAKFEFDLFGTGDEAGQTHMRIRHMYAKWGPILAGQTNTLFMDVDIAPNSIEYWGPPGMAWLRNPQLRWTFLDRNGWQAAIAIEHPADDIDPGNLRLIDESIADNIQSDEELPDLTAALGYYGNWGHVRLAGLLRKIGYDTRLSDGNEPEGSQTGWGVDLTGSFKLGLATPKLGVVYGRGIATYMNDGGMDLAPSVEVTVGPGGFIIDPEAEAVKLLGVSAFVDFQWAKKWSSTIGYSFTKVWNTNFQDASAFHKGEYALANLLWYPADPVMAGLELQWGQRTDNDGDKGDDLRLQASFKWSFTSNNIWSWFE from the coding sequence ATGACCTATGTAAAGCTGGCAGCCGGGCTGGGGGTCTTGCTTGCCACCCCCGCGTTCGCAGCCGCGGACAATGTTTCTGGGCAGCCGACTGCACAGCAGGGTTCCTCGGCAGCGGAACGCGATGCGTTGCTTAAAGAAATTGAAGCACTTCGTGCGCGGGTCGAAGCGCTCGAAGCCAAGGAGGCGGCTGCTCCTCCCCCGACCCCTGCTGCGGCGCCCGCGACGGAATCCCGCGCCGAGAAGCTGGCGAAAGACCACAACCTCGAGCTTTACGGCTTCGTGCAGCTTGACGCGATTCAGGACTTCAATCGCGTCGATCCGGACTGGGAAGCATCTCTTCGCGCTTCCAAGATTCCGACCGAGGAAGGCGCCTTCGGTAGCGATGGTCAGTCGATCTTCAGCGTTCGCCAGACGCGGCTAGGCGTCAAGGCGAGCGGAACTCTGCACGACAAGCCCTACGAAGCGAAATTTGAATTCGACCTGTTCGGCACCGGTGACGAAGCCGGCCAGACCCACATGCGCATCCGGCACATGTATGCGAAATGGGGGCCGATCCTGGCCGGTCAAACGAACACCTTGTTCATGGATGTCGACATTGCACCGAACAGCATCGAATATTGGGGTCCGCCGGGAATGGCATGGCTCCGCAATCCCCAGCTTCGCTGGACCTTCCTCGACCGCAACGGCTGGCAAGCAGCAATTGCGATCGAGCACCCGGCCGACGACATCGATCCCGGAAACCTTCGACTGATCGATGAGAGCATCGCCGATAACATCCAGTCGGACGAAGAACTTCCTGATCTCACGGCTGCTCTGGGCTACTACGGGAATTGGGGACACGTTCGCTTAGCCGGATTGCTTCGGAAGATTGGCTACGACACACGACTTTCCGACGGGAATGAGCCCGAAGGAAGTCAGACTGGATGGGGTGTTGACCTCACCGGATCTTTCAAGCTCGGCTTGGCCACACCGAAGCTCGGCGTCGTCTATGGCCGGGGCATCGCTACCTACATGAACGACGGTGGCATGGATCTGGCACCTTCGGTCGAGGTGACCGTAGGTCCGGGCGGCTTCATCATCGATCCAGAAGCGGAGGCCGTGAAACTGCTGGGCGTTTCGGCATTCGTCGACTTCCAGTGGGCCAAGAAATGGAGTTCGACAATCGGCTACAGCTTCACGAAGGTTTGGAATACCAATTTCCAGGACGCGAGCGCCTTCCACAAAGGTGAATATGCGCTTGCGAACCTGCTTTGGTATCCGGCCGATCCCGTAATGGCAGGTCTTGAGCTCCAATGGGGCCAACGGACCGACAACGATGGAGACAAGGGCGACGATCTGAGGCTTCAGGCGAGCTTCAAATGGTCCTTCACCAGCAACAATATTTGGAGCTGGTTTGAGTAG
- a CDS encoding DUF2092 domain-containing protein, which produces MTNSHRKLLAAGLSFFLLSGCDKQAEKERGTQVPETTAKAPDVKGEVDPRAVEALKNMSAYLMSLKTAGVTSNGSLDVVTEEGQRIQLDGVAKYKIRKPNGFMIDFDSNQKKRQFYYDGKNFTVFAPVQGFYAQIPAPATNKETLAMIYDKFGLELPLEDLFRWNEAGSERVDQLKSAFPIGTATIDGVLTNHYAFREGDADWEIWIEPGDKPLPRKLVIVDRTDEARPTFTARLDWTVNPTFSDSDFAFKPDANAKRIQMARYDLKGKVR; this is translated from the coding sequence ATGACAAACAGTCATCGCAAATTGCTCGCAGCTGGACTGTCATTTTTCCTGTTAAGTGGGTGCGACAAGCAAGCTGAGAAAGAGCGCGGCACCCAAGTACCGGAAACGACTGCTAAAGCGCCAGATGTAAAGGGCGAAGTCGATCCGAGAGCTGTCGAGGCGCTTAAGAATATGAGCGCTTACCTTATGTCTCTCAAGACAGCGGGGGTCACTTCCAATGGCAGCCTCGACGTCGTGACCGAAGAGGGGCAGCGGATCCAGTTGGATGGTGTTGCGAAATACAAGATTCGCAAGCCCAACGGTTTCATGATCGATTTCGACAGCAATCAGAAGAAGCGGCAATTCTACTATGACGGGAAGAATTTTACCGTTTTCGCACCTGTGCAAGGTTTTTACGCCCAGATCCCAGCCCCAGCCACTAACAAAGAAACGCTGGCGATGATTTACGACAAGTTCGGCCTTGAGTTACCTTTGGAAGACCTGTTCCGCTGGAACGAAGCAGGCAGTGAGAGAGTGGACCAGCTGAAGTCAGCGTTCCCCATTGGAACCGCGACGATCGATGGCGTTTTGACCAATCACTATGCATTCCGCGAGGGCGATGCAGATTGGGAAATCTGGATCGAGCCGGGCGACAAGCCGCTTCCTCGCAAGCTCGTAATCGTCGATCGTACGGACGAGGCGAGGCCGACCTTCACCGCGCGTCTCGACTGGACCGTGAACCCGACCTTTTCGGACAGCGACTTTGCCTTCAAGCCCGATGCCAATGCGAAGCGCATCCAGATGGCAAGATATGACCTGAAAGGAAAAGTACGATGA
- a CDS encoding sulfotransferase, which translates to MQWSHIRSHESGTSPGWCSIVGAPRCGTTSLARYLGSNPNICPANVKEPHYFSRREFARLSEGEFIDRLIAEYLDHFFPGREPGQVLLDGSVSYLYAPERLKPALDAWPDAKFIIAIRNPLEMLPSLHQRHICNGDEDESDFERAWSLVGDRRRGQRIPRTCADPRLLDYEEIGRLGKYVGQFFDIVGRERCFVSVFDDLVADPAIQYRRILDFLALPPDERCDFAPFRSSTGVRSVLLQRLLKRPPVARSLFASEAALRREGIAINKRVGNLPGVPALKAFRKRLLKWNRTSAPSRQLSEELRTEMIATFAVDVAKLSALLGRDFSHWLTTDCPIRPSQSIDCDPFAVPTGMGSA; encoded by the coding sequence ATGCAATGGTCGCACATTCGAAGTCACGAGAGCGGCACCTCCCCCGGATGGTGTTCTATCGTCGGCGCGCCGCGCTGCGGCACGACATCCCTTGCGCGTTATCTGGGGAGCAACCCCAATATCTGTCCGGCGAATGTGAAAGAGCCGCACTATTTTTCACGACGAGAATTCGCTCGCCTTTCTGAAGGCGAATTCATCGATCGTCTCATTGCTGAGTACCTCGATCATTTCTTCCCTGGCCGCGAGCCCGGTCAGGTGCTGCTCGATGGTTCGGTTTCCTACCTTTACGCACCAGAACGGCTAAAACCGGCCCTCGATGCCTGGCCCGATGCCAAGTTCATCATCGCAATCCGCAATCCGCTCGAAATGCTGCCATCGCTTCACCAGCGTCATATCTGCAATGGCGACGAGGACGAGTCCGATTTCGAAAGAGCATGGTCGCTAGTTGGCGATCGCCGGCGAGGCCAGCGCATCCCTCGTACGTGCGCCGATCCGCGCTTACTGGACTATGAGGAGATAGGACGGCTCGGTAAGTACGTTGGTCAATTCTTCGATATCGTTGGGCGAGAGCGATGCTTTGTATCGGTCTTTGACGACCTGGTGGCTGACCCTGCGATCCAGTATAGAAGGATCTTGGATTTTCTGGCGCTGCCACCCGATGAGCGCTGTGACTTTGCGCCTTTCCGCTCTAGCACCGGTGTTCGCTCGGTGCTCCTGCAACGCCTGCTCAAGCGACCGCCGGTGGCGAGATCCCTTTTCGCAAGCGAAGCGGCCCTTCGCCGCGAAGGTATTGCCATCAATAAGCGAGTGGGGAACCTGCCCGGCGTTCCTGCACTCAAAGCTTTTCGCAAACGCCTTCTGAAATGGAACCGGACAAGCGCTCCGTCGCGGCAGCTTTCAGAGGAACTTCGTACAGAGATGATCGCGACATTCGCCGTTGACGTGGCCAAGCTGTCTGCGCTTTTGGGCCGAGACTTCAGCCATTGGTTGACCACTGATTGCCCGATACGGCCGTCTCAGTCCATCGACTGCGATCCATTCGCAGTTCCGACAGGCATGGGATCCGCCTGA
- a CDS encoding response regulator transcription factor, translating to MTSPIRRVLIIDDHDAIRRGVRQLLETKPNYQVVGEAADGRTGLRVAKETRPDIAILDYSIPELNGLDLAHALKRELPKIEILLYTMHDREEIITNILRAGVRGFVLKSDTEKHLLAALDALSIRRSYFSGAISDALLDQFLESKPHQSTGSLTHREREVVQQVAEGRINKEIAERLSISIKTVETHRASAMRKLNLRTTADLVRYAVRNQLIQA from the coding sequence ATGACGAGTCCGATCCGGCGGGTACTGATCATCGATGATCACGATGCGATCCGTAGAGGCGTGCGTCAGCTCCTCGAGACGAAGCCAAACTACCAGGTTGTCGGTGAAGCGGCTGACGGCCGAACCGGCTTGCGCGTCGCCAAGGAAACCCGCCCGGATATCGCCATCCTCGACTATTCGATCCCCGAGCTCAACGGCCTTGACCTCGCCCATGCGTTGAAGCGCGAACTGCCCAAGATCGAGATTCTTCTCTACACGATGCACGATCGGGAAGAGATCATCACGAATATCCTTCGTGCCGGCGTGCGGGGCTTTGTGTTGAAGTCGGATACGGAGAAGCATTTGCTTGCAGCGCTTGATGCGCTTTCCATCCGACGATCCTACTTTTCGGGCGCGATCTCCGACGCGCTTCTCGACCAATTCTTGGAGAGCAAGCCGCATCAATCGACTGGCAGCCTGACCCATCGCGAGCGGGAAGTGGTCCAGCAGGTCGCGGAAGGTCGCATCAACAAGGAAATCGCCGAACGTCTGAGCATTAGCATCAAGACGGTCGAGACTCATCGCGCGAGCGCCATGCGCAAACTCAACTTGCGGACGACGGCCGACCTGGTGCGTTATGCGGTCAGGAACCAGCTCATCCAGGCTTAA